A DNA window from bacterium contains the following coding sequences:
- a CDS encoding DinB family protein, with protein sequence MNFVRVYDILNAARQRLFGWVRPLSQEEYTQQFPFGLYTLRGTLIEIARVEHFYGKRLREEPLPTWDDYPISETRQPTFGDLEGVWTALAGETRATLAGITDWNHTVTRRIDQADKIIVTTTTKADLATQLLFHEVHHRAQAMAMLRHLGVEAQNLDYVQFAAKREEFPKDALPRG encoded by the coding sequence ATGAACTTTGTGCGTGTCTACGACATCCTCAACGCGGCCCGGCAGAGATTGTTTGGATGGGTCCGACCACTCAGTCAAGAGGAGTACACTCAGCAATTTCCGTTCGGTCTCTATACACTCCGCGGGACGCTGATCGAGATTGCCCGGGTCGAGCACTTTTATGGCAAACGCCTACGGGAGGAGCCCCTCCCCACCTGGGACGACTACCCGATCAGCGAGACCCGACAGCCCACATTCGGAGACCTCGAAGGCGTATGGACGGCCCTGGCCGGGGAGACCCGGGCCACCCTCGCCGGAATCACCGACTGGAACCACACCGTGACGCGGCGGATCGATCAGGCGGACAAGATTATTGTCACCACGACCACGAAAGCCGACCTTGCAACGCAGCTTCTCTTCCACGAGGTTCACCACCGCGCCCAGGCGATGGCGATGCTGCGGCACCTTGGCGTCGAAGCGCAAAATCTCGACTACGTCCAATTCGCCGCGAAACGGGAGGAGTTCCCCAAGGACGCCCTCCCACGGGGCTGA